A section of the Euwallacea similis isolate ESF13 chromosome 9, ESF131.1, whole genome shotgun sequence genome encodes:
- the LOC136411013 gene encoding lipase 3-like, with translation MVKWMIIAMFHFISVLLDNLTGIVFHFQAKTTVDIIKEQNYPVEIHRTTTDDGYVLTLHRIPHSKTSSTAPKGTVLLMHGLLCSSADWVVLEKKSLAFILADAGFDVWMGNNRGNTYSRYNIYLNPIFNEQLFFDFSYHDLGVFDLPAIIDFILISTNTTKIRYVGFSEGTTQFFVMTSERPQYNSKIKKAIFWAPVTDMYRVASGLVNLLAESESIEMFENFAHIYELFAHATVGNKFRAFCKIYDKICSLVFNMIGSSLDRMPNKALKDKILQNFPAGMSMKQFYHYMQGARSGIFRPYDYGREKNLKMYHKLLPDPYNLSRFTVPTTMYYGDSDIFVNSKILRNDVVAQIPSATLNIVPLRNFNHLDFIYSTSADWLTNATLNNLLQSDEENSSN, from the exons ATGGTTAAGTGGATGATTATAGCTatgtttcatttcatttctGTGCTGCTGGACAATCTCACTGGAATAGTATTTCACTTCCAAGCTAAAACCACT GTGGACATCATAAAAGAGCAAAATTATCCGGTAGAAATCCATAGAACGACCACAGATGATGGTTATGTCTTGACGTTGCATAGAATTCCCCACAGCAAAACCAGTAGTACCGCTCCAAAAGGAACAGTACTACTAATGCATGGACTGTTGTGCAGCTCAGCAGATTGGGTGGTGCTAGAGAAGAAATCTTTGGCATTTATATTAGCAGATGCAGGATTTGATGTGTGGATGGGCAATAATAGAGGAAACACTTATTCGCGTTACAATATTTATCTGAATCCTATATTTAATGAACAgctttttttcgattttag TTACCATGATCTAGGAGTCTTCGACCTACCAGCTATAATAGACTTCATTCTTATTTCAACCAACACGACAAAAATCCGTTATGTAGGATTTTCAGAAGGTACTACCCAATTTTTCGTCATGACGTCAGAACGACCACAGTACAACTCCAAAATCAAAAAGGCCATTTTCTGGGCACCCGTTACCGACATGTATCGAGTCGCAAGTGGCCTCGTTAATCTATTGGCTGAAAGTGAATCCATTGAAATG TTTGAGAATTTCGCGCATATCTATGAACTCTTCGCTCACGCTACTGTAGGCAATAAATTCAGAGCATTCTGTAAGATTTATGACAAAATTTGCAGTTTAGTGTTCAATATGATAGGGTCATCCTTAGACAGAATGCCCAATaag GCATTAAAGGACAAAATCTTGCAGAACTTCCCGGCCGGCATGTCCATGAAGCAGTTCTATCATTACATGCAAGGTGCCAGATCTG GAATATTTAGACCCTACGATTACGGACGTGAGAAGAACCTGAAAATGTATCATAAGCTCTTACCAGATCCTTATAATTTATCTAGGTTTACGGTACCGACCACTATGTATTATGGAGATTCTGATATATTCGTCAATAGCAAG ATTTTGAGAAATGACGTGGTGGCACAGATTCCTTCCGCAACACTCAATATAGTGCCTTTACGTAATTTCAATCATCTGGATTTTATTTACAGTACCAGCGCCGATTGGTTGACTAACGCTACTCTGAACAATCTGCTTCAAAGCGATGaggaaaattcttcaaattag
- the LOC136411152 gene encoding ATP-sensitive inward rectifier potassium channel 11-like has translation MAERNGCNTNNAGDNGDFYPFYVLKNRPSLTRRRSSVQSYNKRHKIKLVRRLVRKSGKSSIHQKSSKERSFRFLLDLSNTLIESSWIYTILVVTFVFVLTWLMFAGFWAIISIENVDAWNGTSSSCLEGIESFSGYLLFSIETQTTVGYGGRYINESCPEAIIGLIIQLVIGAGVGGSLICIIFLKMVGPLKYRHSTVCFSRYAVICQRDGELCLIFRVRDYDMRYECHTNIVAYLAEEKAGELSLKTLKLERTGILIWPVEVVHRIDESSPFWDLSAKDLMLRRFEIIVALEGECSATSYLSRTTTSYVSREIKWGFVFAPCTRWNKADSQYVVDHKRFNKTEEMIIPLCSAQRLNEVYDDIIYHNRFSSYPASEVFSAVNSSKQYSSPSSVASPRYYRKSDMPEELQEGSSSSEEDEEEEKIARDSTKVQIHVDVVTDDSDEEEEYATFMDMSIEELSQWKRKKKKKRKLEDVELHQNTPGGGERSTSRGFSGTAKDFLASLQRYVSESASRSRTSRKFEETDF, from the exons ATGGCTGAGCGTAATGGCTGTAACACAAACAATGCAGGTGATAATGGGGACTTCTACCCGTTTTATGTGTTGAAGAATAGGCCCAGTTTGACTAGGCGGCGGTCTAG CGTGCAGAGCTACAATAAAAGACACAAGATCAAACTAGTCCGTCGGTTGGTGCGCAAAAGCGGTAAATCCTCCATCCACCAAAAAAGCAGCAAAGAACGCTCCTTCAGATTTCTCTTGGATCTCTCCAACACTTTAATCGAAAGTAGCTGGATATATACTATTCTGGTGGTCACATTCGTGTTCGTCCTCACCTGGCTCATGTTCGCTGGGTTCTGGGCtattatttctattgaaaatgTGGATGCATGGAATGGAACGTCTTCCAGTTGCCTGGAAG GTATTGAAAGCTTCTCTGGCTATCTCCTCTTCAGCATCGAAACTCAGACCACAGTAGGTTACGGAGGTCGCTATATCAACGAATCTTGCCCAGAGGCCATTATAGGCCTAATTATCCAACTGGTCATTGGAGCTGGGGTGGGTGGCAGCCTTATCTGCATAATCTTCCTAAAGATGGTGGGCCCGCTCAAGTATCGCCATTCGACGGTCTGCTTTAGCAGATACGCAGTG ATCTGTCAGAGGGACGGTGAGCTCTGCTTAATATTCCGCGTGAGAGATTACGACATGCGATATGAATGCCATACGAATATCGTGGCCTATTTAGCCGAGGAGAAAGCCGGGGAGTTGTCACTTAAGACGCTAAAGCTAGAGCGAACCGGAATATTAATTTGGCCCGTTGAAGTGGTGCACAGAATCGACGAGAGTAGTCCCTTTTGGGATCTTTCAGCCAAGGATTTGATGCTAAGGAG gTTTGAGATAATCGTTGCTCTGGAAGGAGAATGCTCGGCCACTTCATATCTCTCCAGAACCACCACCTCATACGTCAGCAGGGAAATTAAATGGGGATTTGTCTTCGCCCCTTGCACCCGCTGGAATAAAGCTGACTCTCAGTACGTAGTGGATCATAAAAGATTCAACAAAACCGAAGAGATGATCATTCCATTGTGCAGCGCGCAGCGCCTCAATGAGGTCTACGACGATATAATCTATCATAACCGATTTTCCTCCTACCCTGCAAGTGAAGTTTTCAGCGCTGTCAACTCCTCCAAGCAGTACTCCAGCCCTTCGTCTGTGGCGAGTCCTAGATACTACCGGAAATCTGACATGCCTGAGGAGCTGCAGGAGGGATCCTCTTCTTCGGAGGAGGATGAAGAGGAGGAGAAAATTGCGAGAGACAGTACTAAGGTTCAAATCCATGTCGATGTTGTTACTGACGATTCTGATGAGGAGGAGGAGTATGCGACTTTTATGGACATGAGTATTGAGGAGCTGAGTCAGTGGAAgaggaagaagaagaagaagaggaaATTGGAGGATGTGGAGCTTCATCAGAATACCCCTGGAGGGGGAGAGAGGAGCACAAGTAGAGGTTTTAGTGGCACTGCCAAGGATTTCTTAGCCAGTTTGCAGAGGTATGTGAGTGAGAGTGCTAGTAGATCGAGGACGAGTCGCAAGTTTGAGGAAACCGACTTCTGA
- the RhoGAP5A gene encoding beta-chimaerin isoform X1: MVLDEVNLNSPAHTLWKSDLYRMQLEAPVPIPILCDDIISDRPSFLGQDYHGPISHVEAAHLLSSQDNGAYLVRSSRCANGEFHTLSLKFNNKIHHYKLYFDPNGGLYVREKRYDCARSLVADGLVTMYIELKAPTILQRLTSVNYHESPYMTLTLNKRKLRALSKQNAVNKNLFGGSNAVGNLSLSQQILGQNLPEKVEKPHSFKLTTFKGLNWCELCANFLWGFTLQGKRCEDCGVMAHIKCSEKFANDCIPDLKFLRGVFGIELTTLLSAYKAELPFVVTKCVAEVEARGLTTEGIYRLSGFADEIDAIKMGFDKDGEKADLSMERYPNINVITGALKLYLRILPVPLVTFEVHPRLIDAIQHNDVDLQLSSIKHALLLLPKPHYDTLKFMIYHLNRVARHAPINKMNALNLATVFAPTLIHHPPNIIPDVRSDILLLEVMINKCDAVFLK; this comes from the exons ATGGTTTTGGATGAAGTGAATCTCAATTCTCCAGCGCACACCCTATGGAAGAGCGACT TATATCGAATGCAATTAGAAGCTCCAGTGCCGATACCCATCTTATGTGATGATATTATATCAGACAGACCTAGTTTCCTAGGTCAAGATTACCATGGGCCCATCAGTCATGTAGAAGCAGCACATCTACTCAGTTCTCAAGACAATGGGGCATATTTAGTACGGAGCAGTCGATGTGCCAATGGAGAGTTTCATACATTGAGTCTCAA atttaataacaaaatccACCACTACAAACTCTACTTTGACCCCAATGGGGGGCTCTACGTGAGAGAAAAGCGGTATGACTGCGCCCGATCTCTAGTGGCCGACGGTCTTGTCACCATGTATATTGAGCTTAAAGCACCCACAATTTTACAAAGATTGACCAGTGTGAATTATCATGAGAGCCCCTACATGACACTTACTCTCAACAAACGCAAACTGCGTGCGCTCTCTAAGCAAAATGCTGT aaataaaaatctttttggAGGTTCAAATGCAGTTGGAAATTTGTCACTTTCCCAACAAATTTTGGGCCAGAACTTGCCTGAAAAGGTGGAAAAACCGCATTCATTTAAACTAACCACGTTTAAGGGGTTAAACTGGTGCGAGCTTTGTGCTAACTTTCTATGGGGGTTCACTTTGCAGGGCAAAAGGTGCGAGGATTGCGGCGTTATGGCCCACA TCAAATGCTCGGAGAAATTCGCCAATGATTGCATTCCGGATTTGAAATTCCTTCGGGGTGTTTTCGGGATTGAATTGACTACTTTATTAAGCGCCTACAAAGCTGAACTTCCATTTGTTGTAACTAAGTGCGTTGCTGAGGTTGAAGCCAGAGGTCTCACTACTGAGGGCATTTATCGCTTGAGTGGATTTGCCGATGAGATTGACGCCATTAAAATGGGGTTTGACAAAG ATGGGGAGAAAGCGGATCTTTCAATGGAAAGATATCCCAACATAAACGTCATCACTGGAGCTTTAAAACTCTACTTAAGAATCCTTCCGGTGCCTTTGGTGACATTCGAGGTGCATCCCCGACTCATCGATGCCATCCAACACAACGACGTAGATTTGCAGCTCTCTTCCATTAAACATGCTTTACTGTTGCTCCCAAAACCTCACTATGACActttaaagttcatgatttaTCATCTAAACAG ggtggcacgACATGCTCCAATCAATAAAATGAACGCCTTAAACTTGGCAACGGTGTTTGCGCCCACACTTATCCACCATCCACCCAATATTATACCAGACGTGAGAAGTGACATCCTCCTCCTGGAGGTTATGATTAACAAATGCGACGccgtatttttgaaatag
- the RhoGAP5A gene encoding beta-chimaerin isoform X2, with product MQSRLSLVLQIYRMQLEAPVPIPILCDDIISDRPSFLGQDYHGPISHVEAAHLLSSQDNGAYLVRSSRCANGEFHTLSLKFNNKIHHYKLYFDPNGGLYVREKRYDCARSLVADGLVTMYIELKAPTILQRLTSVNYHESPYMTLTLNKRKLRALSKQNAVNKNLFGGSNAVGNLSLSQQILGQNLPEKVEKPHSFKLTTFKGLNWCELCANFLWGFTLQGKRCEDCGVMAHIKCSEKFANDCIPDLKFLRGVFGIELTTLLSAYKAELPFVVTKCVAEVEARGLTTEGIYRLSGFADEIDAIKMGFDKDGEKADLSMERYPNINVITGALKLYLRILPVPLVTFEVHPRLIDAIQHNDVDLQLSSIKHALLLLPKPHYDTLKFMIYHLNRVARHAPINKMNALNLATVFAPTLIHHPPNIIPDVRSDILLLEVMINKCDAVFLK from the exons ATGCAGTCAAGGCTCAGTTTAGTGCTGCAAA TATATCGAATGCAATTAGAAGCTCCAGTGCCGATACCCATCTTATGTGATGATATTATATCAGACAGACCTAGTTTCCTAGGTCAAGATTACCATGGGCCCATCAGTCATGTAGAAGCAGCACATCTACTCAGTTCTCAAGACAATGGGGCATATTTAGTACGGAGCAGTCGATGTGCCAATGGAGAGTTTCATACATTGAGTCTCAA atttaataacaaaatccACCACTACAAACTCTACTTTGACCCCAATGGGGGGCTCTACGTGAGAGAAAAGCGGTATGACTGCGCCCGATCTCTAGTGGCCGACGGTCTTGTCACCATGTATATTGAGCTTAAAGCACCCACAATTTTACAAAGATTGACCAGTGTGAATTATCATGAGAGCCCCTACATGACACTTACTCTCAACAAACGCAAACTGCGTGCGCTCTCTAAGCAAAATGCTGT aaataaaaatctttttggAGGTTCAAATGCAGTTGGAAATTTGTCACTTTCCCAACAAATTTTGGGCCAGAACTTGCCTGAAAAGGTGGAAAAACCGCATTCATTTAAACTAACCACGTTTAAGGGGTTAAACTGGTGCGAGCTTTGTGCTAACTTTCTATGGGGGTTCACTTTGCAGGGCAAAAGGTGCGAGGATTGCGGCGTTATGGCCCACA TCAAATGCTCGGAGAAATTCGCCAATGATTGCATTCCGGATTTGAAATTCCTTCGGGGTGTTTTCGGGATTGAATTGACTACTTTATTAAGCGCCTACAAAGCTGAACTTCCATTTGTTGTAACTAAGTGCGTTGCTGAGGTTGAAGCCAGAGGTCTCACTACTGAGGGCATTTATCGCTTGAGTGGATTTGCCGATGAGATTGACGCCATTAAAATGGGGTTTGACAAAG ATGGGGAGAAAGCGGATCTTTCAATGGAAAGATATCCCAACATAAACGTCATCACTGGAGCTTTAAAACTCTACTTAAGAATCCTTCCGGTGCCTTTGGTGACATTCGAGGTGCATCCCCGACTCATCGATGCCATCCAACACAACGACGTAGATTTGCAGCTCTCTTCCATTAAACATGCTTTACTGTTGCTCCCAAAACCTCACTATGACActttaaagttcatgatttaTCATCTAAACAG ggtggcacgACATGCTCCAATCAATAAAATGAACGCCTTAAACTTGGCAACGGTGTTTGCGCCCACACTTATCCACCATCCACCCAATATTATACCAGACGTGAGAAGTGACATCCTCCTCCTGGAGGTTATGATTAACAAATGCGACGccgtatttttgaaatag
- the LOC136411162 gene encoding uncharacterized protein: MFRCVASLLMLVQVALSFIELYETEHAQQQLADEVIDVAGITKAKELLDKMKAGVGGSTIAVHYPSGKQFIHRNKWIMLCNGVISKENGHCNGNALESVTAFKPESPSDYCYIKTYHSLNDTLCLSPHPVNITIQNNTVVCESTSEYFPAKAITIEDYLKICEKISSNVTYVYFANEQDEDHVEIPNENPHVWCENFVNSTERNKTRNRSNKHLKESYKFADNRTGVCVFTEQDKLVLKLLQYLKL; the protein is encoded by the exons ATGTTTAGGTGCGTCGCGTCGTTGTTGATGCTG GTCCAAGTGGCTCTAAGTTTTATAG AATTATATGAAACCGAGCATGCGCAGCAGCAACTTGCAGATGAGGTGATTGACGTTGCCGGGATTACCAAAGCAAAAGAGCTCCTTGATAAGATGAAGGCTGGGGTAGGGGGATCTACTATAGCTGTCCATTATCCTAGTG GCAAACAGTTCATCCATCGCAATAAGTGGATCATGCTCTGTAACGGAGTTATTTCCAAGGAGAATGGGCATTGCAATGGCAACGCTTTGGAATCGGTGACGGCCTTCAAACCCGAAAGCCCTTCGGACTACTGCTACATCAAGACCTATCACTCCCTCAACGACACCCTCTGCCTCTCTCCTCATCCTGTGAACATCACCATACAAAACAACACAGTTGTCTGCGAATCTACAAGCGAATATTTCCCGGCAAAAGCAATCACAATTGAAGACTACTTGAAAATCTGCGAGAAAATCTCATCCAATGTAACTTACGTGTACTTTGCTAATGAGCAGGATGAGGATCACGTGGAAATCCCTAACGAGAACCCGCATGTTTGGTGCGAAAACTTCGTTAACAGCACCGAAAGGAATAAAACCAGAAACAGGAGTAATAAACACCTGAAGGAGAGCTATAAATTTGCGGACAACAGGACGGGCGTGTGTGTATTCACCGAGCAGGACAAGTTGGTACTAAAGCTGCTGCAGTATTTGAAGTTGTGA
- the LOC136411156 gene encoding carbohydrate sulfotransferase 11-like has translation MRLRKIKRTQSKGWKVIRRCVIFFTAICLVPVFMVFMVATEHYVRPGGQRISFNMHKPYRAEDHLGSPRSHPNNASMVVKRLQQRRHHLNKACHTLGLDKAGNDTLHKPNPWEYLVDAKHHLVWCNVFKAASTSWMYNFNILAGYSPNFLRKSRTPPLHLARQKYGRPSLEALLKALEDNKVVSFLVVRHPLERLLSAYRDKIQNAVSGSHHFKLGKDIIRNYRKRGKTGPKHPTYPEFISWLVDSAKGGKALDMHWTPIVEFCTPCMFNIKIIAHTETLEEDQDYIIRTAGLHNVIKPQWQNAGKGSTSAHISSHYSQLTRSQILQLYHIFRFDFELFNYSLAGYLEVGQPDQDPSALLAAITMKDNKPNSVPHIY, from the exons ATGAGACTGAGGAAAATTAAACGTACCCAATCCAAGGGGTGGAAAGTGATCAGAAGATGCGTGATATTTTTTACTGCTATCTGCCTAGTACCGGTTTTCATGGTTTTCATGGTCGCCACCGAGCACTACGTCCGACCCGGAGGTCAGAGAATCTCGTTCAATATGCACAAG CCTTATAGAGCTGAGGATCACTTGGGTAGTCCCAGGAGCCACCCCAATAACGCATCTATGGTGGTGAAGAGGTTGCAGCAGCGCAGGCACCATCTGAACAAGGCCTGTCACACCCTGGGCTTGGATAAAGCAGGCAATGACACCCTGCACAAGCCGAACCCTTGGGAGTATCTGGTAGATGCCAAGCATCACTTGGTTTGGTGTAATGTCTTCAAAGCAGCCAGCACCTCGTGGATGtataatttcaacattttagcCGG GTATTCGCCCAATTTTTTACGCAAAAGCCGAACCCCGCCCTTGCACTTAGCCAGACAGAAATACGGCCGTCCATCTTTAGAAGCCTTACTGAAGGCCCTGGAAGACAACAAAGTAGTGTCCTTTTTGGTAGTGAGACACCCCTTGGAGAGGTTGCTTTCGGCTTACAGAGACAAGATCCAGAACGCAGTATCTGGATCGCACCACTTTAAACTGGGAAAGGATATCATAAGAAATTACCGCAAGAGG GGAAAAACAGGTCCAAAACACCCCACCTATCCAGAATTCATCTCATGGTTAGTAGATTCCGCTAAGGGCGGAAAAGCATTGGACATGCACTGGACTCCCATCGTGGAGTTTTGCACCCCTTGTATGTTTAATATTAAG ATAATTGCTCATACGGAAACATTAGAAGAAGACCAAGACTACATTATACGTACCGCGGGGCTACATAATGTGATCAAACCCCAGTGGCAGAATGCCGGGAAGGGATCTACTTCAGCCCACATTTCCAGTCACTATTCGCAGTTGACTAGATCGCAGATCTTGCAGCTCTATCACATTTTTAG ATTCGATTTCGAGCTGTTCAATTATTCGCTCGCGGGCTACCTGGAAGTGGGACAACCGGATCAGGACCCATCCGCCCTCCTCGCAGCCATCACAATGAAAGACAACAAGCCTAATTCAGTACCCCACATTTATTGA